In Candidatus Nitrosarchaeum limnium SFB1, the following proteins share a genomic window:
- a CDS encoding hypothetical protein (hypothetical protein Nmar_1036) has product MKVFDWKTYIFTAIAVLSFSNFMVVLFGHTIPGGFLSFFKIAGEVIILGAVFLFALAWLLKARPHNRPKKYSVVVFDVYGKKSEIVDIRTEFKTHDVAWSFMKQYKETYPLYNFAMVATLSKKDRPTIFRYI; this is encoded by the coding sequence ATGAAGGTTTTTGATTGGAAGACGTATATTTTCACAGCAATAGCAGTTTTATCATTTTCAAATTTCATGGTAGTATTATTTGGACACACTATACCGGGGGGATTTCTTTCATTTTTTAAAATTGCCGGAGAAGTGATAATTTTAGGAGCAGTGTTTTTGTTTGCCCTAGCTTGGTTACTTAAAGCAAGGCCACATAATCGTCCAAAGAAATACTCTGTAGTTGTATTTGATGTGTATGGTAAAAAAAGCGAGATAGTAGATATCCGTACTGAATTTAAAACTCACGATGTTGCTTGGAGTTTTATGAAACAATACAAAGAGACATACCCACTATACAATTTTGCAATGGTGGCCACATTATCAAAAAAAGACAGACCAACTATCTTCAGATATATTTAA
- a CDS encoding hypothetical protein (hypothetical protein Nmar_1035), which translates to MKITVSVIKADVGGIGGHTRPSDGLIEAVRKTVKSSSDLLIDYYIGYCGDDVHIVMSHTHGTDNDKIHKLAWDAFMAGTQVAKQEGLYGAGQDLLKDSFSGNVKGMGPGVAEMEFEERPNEAFTVFAADKTEPGAFNYPIYRMFVDSLSNTGLIVNKSLASGVIINVMDVEEGKIAKLSLWEDKPTIEAALMYPGRYVVSTVTTKQGEPILAASTDRLHNIAGTYVGKDDPICLIRTQKNFPATEEVGSVFNNPHYVAGNTRGSHNMPLMPVKLNSPASINFCIPIVQALVFSMHNGKFTGPFDGFSTPDWDYIREIATKKALAMRSQGFIHPATLVPSELEYAEGYRARMEVLEAKMKPIDEINTKSEKKENYEDPD; encoded by the coding sequence ATGAAAATTACTGTCTCAGTTATCAAAGCAGATGTAGGAGGAATCGGTGGACATACTAGACCTAGTGATGGATTAATTGAGGCAGTAAGAAAAACAGTAAAAAGTTCTAGTGATTTATTGATCGATTATTACATCGGATATTGTGGAGATGATGTCCACATTGTCATGTCACATACACATGGTACAGATAATGATAAAATTCACAAATTAGCTTGGGATGCATTTATGGCAGGAACTCAAGTTGCAAAACAAGAAGGACTTTACGGAGCAGGTCAAGATCTCCTAAAAGATTCCTTTTCTGGAAATGTGAAAGGAATGGGTCCAGGTGTTGCAGAAATGGAATTTGAAGAAAGACCCAATGAAGCTTTTACAGTTTTTGCAGCAGATAAAACAGAGCCAGGTGCATTTAACTATCCAATTTACAGAATGTTTGTAGACAGTTTAAGCAACACAGGATTAATTGTAAACAAATCACTTGCAAGTGGAGTAATAATTAATGTAATGGATGTTGAAGAGGGTAAAATTGCAAAACTTTCATTGTGGGAAGACAAACCAACTATTGAAGCTGCATTAATGTATCCTGGCAGATATGTTGTTTCAACAGTCACTACAAAACAAGGAGAACCAATTCTTGCAGCATCAACAGATAGACTACACAATATTGCAGGAACATATGTAGGAAAAGATGATCCAATATGCTTAATCAGAACACAAAAGAATTTTCCAGCAACAGAAGAAGTAGGGAGTGTTTTTAATAATCCACATTACGTAGCAGGTAATACTAGAGGCAGTCACAACATGCCATTAATGCCAGTGAAACTAAATTCTCCTGCATCGATCAATTTTTGCATTCCAATTGTTCAGGCACTAGTCTTCAGTATGCACAATGGAAAATTCACAGGACCATTTGACGGATTTTCAACTCCAGATTGGGATTACATTAGAGAGATTGCAACAAAGAAAGCACTTGCAATGAGAAGTCAAGGATTTATCCATCCTGCAACACTAGTTCCATCAGAATTAGAATATGCTGAAGGATATAGAGCAAGAATGGAAGTACTAGAAGCAAAGATGAAACCAATTGATGAGATAAATACAAAGTCCGAAAAAAAAGAAAATTATGAAGATCCAGATTAA
- a CDS encoding DNA ligase I, ATP-dependent Dnl1: MESTTKRLELTQHLVELFEKTPQDVISRIVYLLQGKLRPDFEGVELGVAEKLAIRAIAKSAGSDNAEKKIEDEYRKSGDLGHAASKILEQKEQTTFMVQDITVERVYENLVTIAKLEGNKTQDRKMKYISGLLNDANPEESKFILKILLGTLRLGIAENTVMDALAIAFTGNKENRKALEHAYNVSSDLGKVAETIASKGLKGIEEFEINLFNPIRPMLADRVKSEEEAIEKLGTQFAAEYKLDGERVQLHIEGDKVVLFSRSLENITSYYPDIVEKIPKAIQANKVILEAEAVAINENSGEFLPFQELMHRRRKYQIEKAVLQYPITVNFFDVLYYNDKSCLEFPYKKRRELLEKIVKEDDYAKHVPMTIINNQEDIEEFLENSINSGCEGVMLKMLDKPYQAGSRGSYWLKLKREYRNELGDSLDLVVIGAFFGKGRRTGKYGTLLLASYDYDRDMFTSICKVGTGFTDDDLDQLYQILSDKVTIKKNPRIDSEMEADVWFEPELVIEIVASEITLSPIHKAARNEIRKDTGLALRFPKFTGKIRLEKDPEDASTNEEVMTLFRGQKKVAHDKNLM; encoded by the coding sequence ATGGAATCAACTACAAAGAGACTAGAGTTAACGCAACATCTTGTAGAGTTATTTGAAAAAACACCACAAGATGTGATTTCACGAATTGTTTATCTTTTACAAGGAAAATTACGACCAGATTTTGAAGGAGTTGAATTGGGAGTTGCAGAAAAATTAGCAATCAGAGCCATTGCAAAATCAGCAGGTTCAGATAACGCAGAAAAGAAAATCGAGGATGAATATAGAAAGAGCGGGGACTTGGGACATGCAGCATCAAAGATTCTTGAGCAAAAAGAGCAGACAACATTTATGGTTCAAGACATCACAGTTGAGCGAGTTTATGAAAATTTGGTAACAATTGCAAAACTAGAAGGCAACAAAACTCAAGATAGAAAAATGAAATACATCTCAGGATTACTAAATGATGCAAATCCAGAAGAATCTAAATTTATTCTAAAAATTTTACTAGGAACACTACGATTAGGAATTGCAGAAAACACAGTGATGGATGCGCTTGCAATTGCATTTACTGGAAATAAAGAAAATAGAAAAGCACTAGAGCACGCTTACAATGTGTCAAGTGATCTTGGAAAAGTTGCAGAAACTATTGCAAGCAAAGGGCTAAAAGGAATTGAAGAATTTGAGATTAATTTGTTTAATCCAATTAGACCAATGCTTGCAGATAGAGTAAAAAGTGAAGAAGAAGCAATAGAAAAACTTGGAACTCAATTTGCTGCAGAGTATAAGCTAGATGGAGAGAGAGTTCAACTACATATCGAAGGAGATAAAGTAGTATTATTTTCAAGAAGTTTAGAAAACATTACAAGCTATTACCCGGATATTGTTGAAAAGATTCCAAAAGCAATTCAAGCAAATAAAGTAATTTTAGAAGCAGAGGCAGTTGCAATCAATGAAAATTCTGGAGAATTCTTACCATTTCAAGAATTAATGCACAGAAGAAGAAAATATCAAATAGAAAAAGCTGTATTACAATATCCAATCACAGTGAATTTTTTTGATGTATTGTATTATAATGATAAAAGCTGTTTGGAATTCCCATACAAAAAAAGGAGAGAACTTTTGGAAAAAATTGTTAAAGAAGATGATTATGCAAAACATGTACCAATGACGATTATTAACAATCAAGAAGACATTGAAGAATTTTTGGAAAACAGTATCAACTCAGGATGTGAAGGAGTAATGCTAAAAATGCTAGATAAACCATATCAGGCAGGTTCTAGAGGAAGTTATTGGTTAAAGCTAAAACGAGAATACAGAAATGAGCTTGGAGACAGTTTAGATCTTGTTGTAATTGGCGCATTTTTTGGAAAGGGTAGAAGAACAGGAAAATACGGAACACTACTTTTGGCTTCATACGATTATGACAGAGACATGTTTACGAGCATATGTAAAGTAGGGACTGGGTTTACGGATGATGATTTAGATCAGCTGTATCAAATACTATCTGACAAAGTAACAATAAAGAAAAATCCTAGAATAGATAGTGAAATGGAAGCAGATGTATGGTTTGAACCTGAGCTTGTAATTGAAATTGTAGCATCGGAGATTACACTTAGTCCAATTCATAAAGCTGCGAGAAATGAAATCAGAAAAGATACAGGTTTAGCATTACGATTTCCAAAGTTTACAGGCAAGATCAGACTTGAAAAAGATCCAGAAGATGCATCAACTAATGAAGAAGTAATGACTCTATTTAGAGGGCAGAAAAAAGTAGCTCATGATAAAAATTTAATGTGA